The segment TCTGCCCGCCGCAGACTCCGATGCGGACGAACGGCGCGCAGGGGACTGCGCGCCCTACCTGGACCCCATCTGGACCCTGACCGCACCCGGCAATGCGGAAAAGCAACACGGCAAGCACCCCACGCAAAAGCCCGTGGCCCTGATTGAGCGCTGCCTGCGCGCGGCCACGCAGGAAGGCGACCTGGTGCTCGACCCCTTTCTCGGCGGCGGCACCACCGCCGTGGCCGCGTTAAGCATCAAACGCCGCTGCGTCGGCATCGAAGCCGATGCCCGGCACGCCCAGCTCGCCGTGAAACGCACGGATGGCGAAACCATGCTCCTCTGGCTGCGTGAATTTCGCGTGAGCTTTGCCGTCGCGATCTTTTTGCAAAATGATCTTGATCCACAGGGCCGAAAAATGGATCGGATCAACGGAGTGAAAGACGGCGAGCCCAAGACCGAATGCATCTTCCACGAGACGAAATACGTGTTTCTCTCGTGCGCTTCGGTGTCAGCGGCGAGCGTGGTTCACACGACCGTGGACGTGAGCCTGCAAGAAGCCTGGGCCAAAACGCCGACCGGAAAGCTGCGCGAGACAACGCACATTGTCAGATGCGTGACAGAGATTCTCCGGGTGAAATAGAAGTTGAACACATGATCCGAGCCAGATCTAATCTCGATGTGCAATTCGAGAGCTTCAGTTATCGCCACGCTGACGAAATCCTCAATGCCAATCTCTCCGTTAAAAAGGAGATCCAGAAAGTTTTGGGCGCAACCGAATCCGTCCCCGTTAAGCAGGGGGAAGAAGGATTGACCGCCAAGTTATCAGAGGCCTTTCGCGTCTCGGGCTGGAATGGCGAGGTTCCAGTCGTTGAAGGCAAGCACCACACGCAGTATTTCGATTTCTTCAAATCACGCGTCGCCATCGAAATTGAGTTTTCCCGCTACGAGTTCATCTACCGCGACTTCATCCGTTTCCTGGCCGCCTACAATGCCAACAAGATTGATGTCGGTGTCATCATCACCAACACGCGTGAGGGCTTGAACCGCATCAAATACAAATCCTCCGGCCCGAACTTCGAGCGCGTCTGTGATGAACTTGACTGGCTCCGCCCCACGCTCACCGTCCCGCTCTGGGTCATCGGGCTGAAATAGCGTTTCACGTCCTCCCTCACCCCAACCCTCTCCCCATGGAGAGGGGGAAACCTTCGGCCGGCACCCGCGCGCCTTGCCGGCATCGGCGTTCGCACGGCAGCCGTGCCATCCACCACCGACAGCCGCCGCCATTCCCTCTCCCCGGGGGAGAGGGCCAGGGTGAGGGCGGGTGTTGACCAATCACTACCCGCAACACGTCCAAGTCCTGTGTGATGTCGCGTTGTTGAAGCACGGCGAACGCGGCGTGTGGCGTTTGCCGTAAGTTGAAATAGCGTTTCACGTCCTCCCTCACCCCAACCCTCTCCCCATGGAGAGGGGGAAACCTTCGGCCGGCACCGGCGCATCTTACCGGCATCGGCATTCGCGCGGCAGCCGTGCCATCCACCACCGACATCCGCCGCCATTCCCTCTCCCGGGGGAGAGGGTTAGGGTGAGGGCGGGTGTTGACCAACAGGGCAGGCGTTGACAAATGGCATTTCCTTTGCACGCTCGTGCCATGGCCGACATCGACCGCGCCCGGCAGTTGCGCCGCGACCAGACGTGGGCTGAGAAGCTCATGTGGCGCTGGCTGCGGGACCGGCGATTCAGCGGCTACAAATTCCGCCGCCAACATCCCCTGGGCCGTTATACTCTCGATTTTTTCTGCGAGGAGGCCGATTTGAACATCGAACTCGACGGGGGCCAGCACGGTTTTCCCGAGCAACGACAAAAGGATTTGGAGCGGGAGCAGTTTCTCCAATCACTGGGCATCAAGACGCTGCGGTTTTGGAATTCGCATCTGCGTCGGAATGCACAGGGCATTCGTGACACCATCTTCAACGAATTGCAGGCACGGGCGCCGCATCCATTGCCGGACTACACGCGAACGACAAAGTCGAAGAAGTAAGTTTACGTCCTCCCTCACCCCAGCCCTCTCCCCAAGGAGAGGGAGAAACGCTCGGCCGGCGCCCGCGCGCATCACCTGCACCGGCATTCGCATGGCCTGCTCACAAGCCACCTTCGATGGACGTCGCCATCCCCTCTCCCCGGGGGAGAGGGTCAGGGTGAGGGCGGGTGTTGACCAATCACCACCCCGCAACATGTCCAAGTCCTGTGCGATGTCGCGTTGTTGAAGCACGGCAAACGCGAAGCGTGGCGCTGGCCGTAAGTTGAAATAGCGTTTCACGTCCTCCCTCACCCCAGCCCTCTCCCCATGGAGAGGGGGAAACCTTCGGCCGGCTTGGTCGCGTATCACCTGCATCGGCGTTCGCGCGGTCCGACGCCGTTACGCTGTCTGCAATTCCTTCACCACAAACTTCTGAAATTCGTGGTGGAAGTGCGGCGGGATGCGGGCTTTGAAGCGCGCGGTTTCGCCGGCGTAGTCGCGTTCCACCACCTGCCCGACTTCGTGCAGGCGCGCAATGACGTCCGAGCGTTCGTGCGGCACGGCGAGTTCGAGGAATTCGCGGATGGGCCGGAGTGCGGCGCCCAGTTCGGCCAGCAATTCCGGCACGCCCTGCCCCGTTTTGGCGGAAATCAACGCCGCATGCGGATGCCGTTCGAGAAAGCGGCTCAGCACGTCGCCGGGCGGAATGAGGTCCACCTTGTTGAAGACCATGAGCGTGGGCTTGCCCGCGGCGCCAATCTCGCCGAGCACGGCATTCACGGCCTCGATGTGCTCCTCGGCCTGCGGATGACTGGCGTCCGCCACGTGCACGAGCAGGTCGGCCCGCACGACTTCTTCGAGCGTGGCCTTGAAGGCTTCCACGAGGTCGTGCGGCAGCTTGCGGATGAAGCCCACCGTGTCGGTGAGCAGCACGTTCTGGTTGGTGGGCAGGCGCAGCCGGCGCGTGGTGGGATCGAGCGTGGCGAACAGCTTGTCCTCGGCGAGCACTGCGGCGCCGGTCAGCTGGTTGAGCAGCGTGGACTTGCCGGCGTTGGTGTAGCCGACAATGGAGGCGAGCGGCCATTGCTGGCGCTGCCGGGAAAGACGTTGCGTGGAGCGCTGACGCCGGACGATTTCGAGCTCCTCGATGATTTTGTCGATGCGCTCCTGGGTCTTGCGGCGGTCGGCTTCAAGCTGCGATTCGCCTTCGCCACCCCGCATGCCGATGCCGCCCTTTTGCCGCGACAAGTGCGTCCAGTAACGCGTCAGCCGCGGCAGCAGATGTTCCAGCTGCGCAAGCTCGATCTGGAGCTTGCCTTCGCGGGTGCGGGCGCGTTGGGCGAAGATGTCGAGGATGAGCGCCGTGCGGTCGAGCACTTTGCACTCGAAGATTTTTTCGAGGTTGCGGCTTTGCGCCGCCGTGAGTTCGTCGTCAAAGACGATCGTGTCCACCTGGTTTTCCTTGCACCAGGCGGCGAACTCGGCGGCCTTGCCCTTGCCGATGTAGGTGCCGGGGTTGGGCGTGTCGGTCTTCTGCACGCCCTCGCCCACCACGGTGCCGCCGGCGGTTTGGACCAGCTCGGCGAGTTCCGTGAGCGTTTCGCGGGTGGAACCGCCGGTGTGGCTTTTCAATTCGACACCGACGAGAAAGACGCGTTCGGTTCGCTGTGTGCG is part of the Verrucomicrobiia bacterium genome and harbors:
- the hflX gene encoding GTPase HflX; the encoded protein is MRALIETRTQRTERVFLVGVELKSHTGGSTRETLTELAELVQTAGGTVVGEGVQKTDTPNPGTYIGKGKAAEFAAWCKENQVDTIVFDDELTAAQSRNLEKIFECKVLDRTALILDIFAQRARTREGKLQIELAQLEHLLPRLTRYWTHLSRQKGGIGMRGGEGESQLEADRRKTQERIDKIIEELEIVRRQRSTQRLSRQRQQWPLASIVGYTNAGKSTLLNQLTGAAVLAEDKLFATLDPTTRRLRLPTNQNVLLTDTVGFIRKLPHDLVEAFKATLEEVVRADLLVHVADASHPQAEEHIEAVNAVLGEIGAAGKPTLMVFNKVDLIPPGDVLSRFLERHPHAALISAKTGQGVPELLAELGAALRPIREFLELAVPHERSDVIARLHEVGQVVERDYAGETARFKARIPPHFHHEFQKFVVKELQTA
- a CDS encoding BglII/BstYI family type II restriction endonuclease, whose product is MIRARSNLDVQFESFSYRHADEILNANLSVKKEIQKVLGATESVPVKQGEEGLTAKLSEAFRVSGWNGEVPVVEGKHHTQYFDFFKSRVAIEIEFSRYEFIYRDFIRFLAAYNANKIDVGVIITNTREGLNRIKYKSSGPNFERVCDELDWLRPTLTVPLWVIGLK
- a CDS encoding DUF559 domain-containing protein, whose product is MADIDRARQLRRDQTWAEKLMWRWLRDRRFSGYKFRRQHPLGRYTLDFFCEEADLNIELDGGQHGFPEQRQKDLEREQFLQSLGIKTLRFWNSHLRRNAQGIRDTIFNELQARAPHPLPDYTRTTKSKK